Sequence from the Candidatus Zymogenus saltonus genome:
TTTTGTTGAAAGTATGTGTCGCTATCTTAGCTGGTGTGGGTGGCATAATTTCTGAGGAGGTAAAAACAATGAATAAATCGAAAGAGCTCTTCAATACGGCCGTAATACTTCTAAGTGAAGAAAAATATGAAGAGGGAATTGAGTATCTTGATGAGGCTATTGAGCTTGATCCAAGTAATTCAGAGGTTTACTTTTATCGTGCCGCGGCATTAGGCAATTTAGGTAAAAATGAAAAGGCGCTTTCAGACATTAATAAATATATAGAATTGGCCCCAAAAGATTACGAAGCTTATGCATTAAAGGGGAATATACTTGCTAATATGTCTCGGTGGGAGGATTCAATTCCAGAATCAAACAAAGCAATTGAATTG
This genomic interval carries:
- a CDS encoding tetratricopeptide repeat protein, which produces MVDKEKEEMSNEVTDRVVKKIVGIVIAVVVVFFLLKVCVAILAGVGGIISEEVKTMNKSKELFNTAVILLSEEKYEEGIEYLDEAIELDPSNSEVYFYRAAALGNLGKNEKALSDINKYIELAPKDYEAYALKGNILANMSRWEDSIPESNKAIELCPNYPLLYYNRGYSYYYMKKYENALSDFNTVINLDPNFGSIEPDNDCIYCNGPQKVDKGDSWM